One region of Amphiprion ocellaris isolate individual 3 ecotype Okinawa chromosome 9, ASM2253959v1, whole genome shotgun sequence genomic DNA includes:
- the tlr18 gene encoding toll-like receptor 18 has protein sequence MLWKLIPLYALLLGVLTSPTPSSLPTVNTEQRLCHIYNSGQTADCLGRQLENVPWRQFPSTLEEIDLSYNKLQAVSADDFLRLPQLRILQLRYNNISHIDNDAFKNNALLEHLDIFNNSLQEIPATALTPLLNLKILYMSNNLYKRAALADSFSKFVKLQELSMGGPLVMGLKKGDFQPLMNISLQGFAIKCSSNLSYYEPGSLEVIQTKRMGFDMAIDQQPSALLHMLHDLANKTFIVIQFRNLFEFMYYMGQEDIFLGLKDITAHQLIFHRGKFNENLLRMALMNLQVAPIQRLRLQYIDFARSPTFVDSGAGSSITDLTLDNLDLWYISNPDVLRFDWRFTWFNKIKRLSIRYVYFNTVPCDAWVEMEGVQFLDVSNNRLKNEFIFNRRCDYKGTMPNLHTFNMSTNDLTSLKDMSSLTREFQQLQVLDFSNNKLGSAEESRDCVWKQNITRLIAHHNQFVSEALSCLPTTVQYLDLSYCNLDQLGMTYFEKATNLRTLLLSGNKIKFIPPKWESPSLQSLALDGNSFGLISKESFQDMPQLSCLMAGNNPYHCTCELRAFIEDTLSKGKVNLTDWPWNYKCYHPEALLNTVIAKYFPGKVACDIRLVIIICVATTSAVILILMLICYIFDLAWYTKATYQIIRAKYRVHKEKAAGDLETFTYHAFISYSHSDADWVRDELLPCLEKNRNPYRLCIHERDFMPGKWIIDNIIDNIESSRKVIFVLSRHFVDSEWCNYELYFAQQRAMGKSFSDVILVVKEPIDPSSLPSKYCKLKKMLSTKTYLEWPQQVNQQPFFWAQLKSVLGKPKMTQNRTYSVKSRTSSVGGISVIRPPTGERASEVAKPNEDKEVEPNQNQIPVEAF, from the exons ATGCTTTGGAAACTGATTCCTCTCTATGCTCTCCTCCTTGGAGTTCTCACATCGCCGACTCCATCTTCACTTCCCACTGTTAACACGGAGCAAAGACTCTGTCACATCTACAACTCCGGTCAGACTGCAGACTGCCTGGGACGGCAGCTTGAAAATGTTCCGTGGAGACAATTTCCATCCACACTTGAAGAAATAGATCTCTCCTACAATAAGCTTCAAGCTGTCAGTGCTGATGACTTCCTCCGCCTCCCTCAGCTTCGCATCCttcagctgcggtacaataaTATTTCACACATTGACAATGATGCCTTTAAAAACAATGCACTACTGGAGCAtcttgacatatttaataactcTCTGCAGGAAATCCCTGCCACAGCTCTGACACCTCTCTTGAACCTAAAAATACTCTACATGTCCAATAACCTTTATAAGCGCGCCGCTTTGGCTGATAGCTTCTCCAAATTTGTGAAACTCCAAGAACTGTCAATGGGTGGCCCTCTAGTGATGGGTCTAAAGAAAGGGGATTTTCAGCCCTTAATGAACATAAGTTTACAAGGTTTTGCTATCAAGTGTTCCTCCAATCTAAGTTACTATGAGCCAGGAAGCTTAGAAGTCATTCAAACAAAGCGAATGGGCTTTGACATGGCCATAGATCAACAGCCAAGCGCTCTCCTTCACATGCTACATGACCTCGCCAACAAGACATTCATTGTCATTCAGTTTCGTAACCTGTTTGAATTCATGTACTACATGGGACAGGAGGACATCTTCCTGGGTTTAAAAGACATCACAGCCCATCAACTCATCTTCCACAGAGGTAAATTCAATGAGAACCTCCTGAGGATGGCTTTAATGAACTTACAAGTGGCCCCTATCCAAAGGTTGAGACTTCAGTACATTGACTTTGCCCGATCACCAACATTTGTTGATAGCGGAGCAGGTTCCAGCATCACAGACCTGACACTGGATAATTTGGATCTTTG GTATATCAGCAATCCTGATGTGCTGCGTTTCGATTGGCGTTTCACATGGTTCAACAAAATTAAGAGACTGTCTATTCGATACGTGTATTTCAACACCGTACCTTGCGATGCCTGGGTTGAGATGGAAGGTGTACAGTTTCTGGATGTCTCCAATAATCGACTAAAGAATGAGTTTATCTTCAACCGGCGATGCGATTACAAGGGGACCATGCCAAATCTTCACACCTTCAACATGAGCACCAATGACTTGACCAGTTTAAAAGATATGTCATCTCTTACAAGGGAgttccagcagctgcaggtgttggaCTTTAGCAACAACAAACTGGGATCGGCTGAAGAAAGCCGAGACTGCGTTTGGAAACAAAATATCACTCGGCTTATCGCTCACCACAATCAGTTTGTAAGTGAAGCCCTCAGTTGTCTGCCAACCACTGTACAGTACTTGGATCTGTCCTACTGCAACCTGGACCAGCTGGGCATGACGTACTTTGAGAAAGCCACCAACCTGAGAACCCTCCTATTAAGTGGGAATAAAATTAAGTTTATCCCACCCAAATGGGAAAGCCCATCCTTGCAGTCGCTAGCTCTGGATGGAAATTCATTTGGTCTCATTAGCAAAGAATCCTTCCAGGACATGCCTCAGTTGTCTTGCCTTATGGCAGGGAACAATCCTTACCACTGCACTTGTGAGCTTCGTGCTTTCATTGAGGACACACTTTCTAAAGGAAAGGTTAATCTCACAGACTGGCCCTGGAACTACAAGTGTTACCACCCAGAGGCCCTGCTCAACACAGTCATTGCTAAATACTTCCCAGGAAAAGTCGCGTGTGACATCAGACTAGTTATCATCATCTGTGTTGCAACCACTTCAGCAGTGATCCTGATACTTATGCTGATTTGCTATATTTTTGACCTTGCCTGGTACACTAAAGCCACATATCAGATCATCAGGGCCAAATACAGAGTTCACAAGGAGAAAGCAGCGGGGGATTTAGAGACTTTTACCTACCACGCCTTCATATCCTACAGCCACTCAGATGCTGACTGGGTGAGGGATGAGCTTTTGCCCTGTTTGGAGAAAAACAGGAATCCCTATCGTCTGTGTATTCATGAGAGGGACTTCATGCCAGGAAAATGGATCATCGATAACATCATTGACAACATTGAAAGCAGTCGCAAG GTAATATTTGTCCTCTCTCGGCACTTTGTTGACAGCGAGTGGTGCAACTATGAGCTGTACTTTGCACAGCAGAGAGCGATGGGAAAGAGCTTCAGTGACGTCATCCTGGTGGTGAAGGAGCCCATCGATCCGAGCTCCTTGCCCAGCAAGTACTGCAAGCTTAAGAAGATGCTGAGTACCAAGACGTACCTGGAGTGGCCCCAGCAGGTCAACCAGCAGCCGTTTTTCTGGGCACAGCTGAAGAGTGTCCTGGGCAagccaaaaatgacccaaaacaggACATACAGCGTTAAGAGCAGAACCTCATCTGTCGGAGGAATTTCTGTGATTAGACCTCCCACAGGGGAGAGAGCCTCAGAAGTAGCTAAGCCTAATGAGGACAAAGAAGTAGAACCTAATCAGAATCAAATACCTGTGGAGGCATTTTGA